A region of Desulfolithobacter dissulfuricans DNA encodes the following proteins:
- a CDS encoding M18 family aminopeptidase, with protein sequence MAHDHHTDALLSFLADSPTSFHATANLTAMLQEAGFVELVESDPWTDLKPGSYFIRRNQSSLLALVLTGEDPVRTGFRMVGCHTDSPGLKLKPGALHTGHGFVQLGVEVYGGPLLATWFDRDLSLAGRVVWQDSDGCLHTSLVNFERPVAMIPSLAIHLDREANKNKTINRQNDLVPVLMLEKESPTPLREILAAQLARQYPGSKPATVLDFDLFLVDCQPPAKIGLEEEFIVSARLDNLLSCHSAVRALVDTVPECNTMVILHDHEEVGSMTLAGAQGSFLSSILERILPGPGQRQAALKRSFFISSDNAHGVHPNFADKHDPHHLPRINRGPVLKSNAAQRYATDAVSAAFFRALCGMTDVPVQEFVMRSDMACGSTIGPLTSAALGVATVDVGVAQLAMHSIRELAGERDVWYLYQVMCSFLTLSTRNNLWRSLAA encoded by the coding sequence ATGGCACACGATCATCATACCGACGCCCTGCTCTCCTTTCTGGCCGACTCGCCGACCAGCTTCCATGCCACGGCCAACCTGACGGCCATGTTGCAGGAGGCCGGCTTTGTGGAACTTGTCGAAAGCGATCCCTGGACCGATCTCAAGCCGGGAAGTTATTTCATCCGGCGCAACCAGTCCAGCCTGCTGGCCCTGGTCCTGACCGGAGAAGACCCGGTCAGGACGGGTTTTCGCATGGTCGGCTGCCACACCGACAGCCCGGGACTGAAGCTCAAGCCCGGGGCCCTGCATACCGGCCACGGCTTCGTCCAGCTGGGAGTGGAAGTCTATGGCGGGCCGCTGCTGGCCACCTGGTTTGACAGGGACCTGTCCCTGGCCGGACGGGTGGTCTGGCAGGACAGCGATGGCTGCCTCCATACCAGCCTGGTCAACTTCGAGCGGCCGGTGGCCATGATCCCCAGCCTGGCCATCCACCTGGACCGGGAGGCCAACAAGAATAAAACCATCAACCGGCAAAACGACCTGGTCCCGGTCCTCATGCTGGAGAAAGAGAGCCCGACCCCGCTCCGCGAGATCCTGGCCGCGCAACTGGCCAGACAGTACCCTGGCAGCAAGCCCGCCACTGTACTTGATTTCGACCTTTTCCTGGTGGACTGCCAACCGCCGGCAAAAATCGGCCTGGAGGAGGAATTCATCGTCTCGGCCAGACTGGACAACCTCCTCTCCTGCCACAGCGCTGTCCGGGCCCTGGTGGACACGGTGCCGGAATGCAACACCATGGTCATTCTCCATGACCATGAAGAAGTGGGTTCCATGACCCTGGCCGGGGCCCAGGGCTCATTTCTCTCTTCGATCCTGGAACGGATTCTGCCTGGGCCGGGCCAGCGTCAGGCGGCCTTAAAACGATCTTTTTTTATCTCGTCGGACAATGCCCACGGCGTGCACCCCAACTTTGCCGACAAACACGATCCGCACCACCTGCCCCGCATCAACAGAGGCCCGGTGCTCAAGAGCAACGCTGCCCAGCGGTATGCCACCGACGCGGTGAGCGCGGCTTTCTTCCGGGCCCTGTGCGGGATGACCGACGTACCGGTGCAGGAATTCGTCATGCGCAGCGACATGGCCTGCGGCTCCACTATCGGCCCGCTGACATCGGCAGCCCTGGGCGTGGCCACGGTGGACGTGGGCGTGGCCCAGCTGGCCATGCACTCCATAAGAGAACTGGCGGGAGAGCGGGATGTCTGGTATCTTTACCAGGTAATGTGCTCCTTTTTAACCCTGTCCACCCGAAATAATCTATGGCGTTCCCTGGCAGCATGA
- a CDS encoding lytic transglycosylase domain-containing protein, giving the protein MTAFPSPRARPGLLILASLLLCLVLPWPAEGSLDHYIRKYKKIKASPAQLKKLRQYDHLITYYANIAYFKPRHKVNADFMRALILAESNADPRAVSKKGARGLTQIMYATGKQAARELLAKKISFRHVSATTLRNLEPDDLHDPALNILLACYMISKYNATYGGKLDLVVSAWNAGENSIKNNKPPNYRETLDLIGKVNGYFVYFLYQGRDSYRYAYRYRK; this is encoded by the coding sequence ATGACAGCATTCCCCTCCCCGCGGGCCCGGCCCGGGCTCCTTATCCTGGCCAGCCTCCTGCTTTGCCTGGTGCTGCCCTGGCCAGCGGAGGGTTCGCTGGACCATTACATCCGTAAATACAAGAAAATCAAGGCCAGCCCGGCCCAGCTGAAAAAGCTCAGGCAATATGACCACCTGATCACCTATTATGCCAACATCGCCTACTTCAAGCCCCGCCACAAGGTCAACGCCGATTTCATGCGGGCCCTGATCCTGGCCGAGTCCAACGCCGATCCCCGAGCGGTCTCTAAAAAAGGGGCCAGGGGGCTCACCCAGATCATGTATGCCACCGGAAAACAGGCGGCCCGTGAGCTGCTGGCAAAAAAAATATCCTTCCGCCATGTATCGGCCACCACCCTGCGCAACCTCGAGCCGGATGATCTCCATGACCCGGCACTGAACATCCTGCTTGCCTGCTACATGATATCCAAATATAATGCAACCTACGGCGGAAAACTCGACCTGGTGGTCTCGGCGTGGAATGCCGGCGAAAACTCGATAAAAAACAATAAACCACCGAACTACAGGGAAACCCTGGACCTGATCGGCAAGGTCAATGGATATTTTGTCTATTTCCTTTACCAGGGTCGGGATTCCTACCGGTACGCCTACCGATATCGAAAATAA
- the thrS gene encoding threonine--tRNA ligase yields MSEITVSIKDGKSGQFAKGTPVAEALKELVSNKQRKQTLAVLVDGRPVDLSAPLENDAVLEPISMRSDLGLEILRHSAAHIMAQAVRELYGEDVKVAIGPAIEDGFYYDFDRPQSFTPDDFEAIEKKMAEIVAARLPFTRKEMPRDEAIEYFRQQGEVYKVELLEEMEEDTVSLYQQGDFVDLCRGPHLPDTSWLKAFKLLRVAGSYWRGDEKRPMLQRLYGTAFFDKKELKKYLNRLEEARKRDHRRLGKELGLFTISDQIGPGLILWQPRGAMLRRLIEDYWKEEHYRHGYELLYTPHIARQDLWKTSGHLDFYGENMYSGMEIDEVKYQLKPMNCPFHIGIYKSQKHSYREFPIRWCELGTVYRYERTGALHGLLRVRGFTQDDAHIFCRPDQLEDEIFNIIDLNLHILKTFGFADYDVYLSTRPDKYVGSDEHWNLSTEALKSAMEKKGLEYTIDPGEGVFYGPKIDIKIKDQLGRSWQCSTIQVDFNLPERFEMTYTGEDNKEHQPIMIHRALMGSLERFIGVLIEHYAGAFPLWMAPEQARILNITDAQAGYCDEIHARLREAGVRVEKDLRNEKLNYKIREAQLMKVPYMLIIGDREMDEGTVTVRKRNGENLPPMTVEAFADMVHRECEEGKQA; encoded by the coding sequence ATGAGCGAAATCACTGTTTCCATAAAAGACGGCAAGTCCGGACAGTTTGCCAAAGGCACCCCGGTGGCCGAAGCGCTGAAGGAGCTTGTTTCCAACAAGCAGCGGAAGCAGACCCTCGCGGTTCTGGTGGATGGCCGGCCCGTGGACCTCAGCGCGCCGTTGGAAAACGATGCCGTTCTGGAGCCGATTTCCATGCGTTCTGACCTCGGCCTGGAGATCCTGCGCCATTCAGCGGCCCATATCATGGCCCAGGCGGTCAGGGAACTCTATGGCGAGGACGTCAAGGTGGCCATCGGCCCGGCCATCGAAGACGGCTTTTATTACGATTTTGACCGGCCGCAGTCCTTTACCCCGGACGACTTCGAAGCCATTGAGAAAAAAATGGCGGAAATCGTCGCCGCCCGACTGCCCTTCACCAGGAAAGAGATGCCCCGCGACGAGGCCATCGAATATTTCCGGCAACAGGGCGAAGTGTACAAGGTGGAGCTCCTTGAAGAGATGGAGGAGGATACGGTCAGCCTCTACCAGCAGGGTGATTTTGTCGATCTCTGCCGGGGTCCGCATCTGCCCGACACCTCCTGGCTCAAGGCCTTCAAGCTGCTCCGGGTTGCCGGTTCCTACTGGCGGGGCGACGAAAAGCGTCCCATGCTCCAGCGGCTGTACGGCACTGCCTTTTTTGACAAAAAGGAACTGAAGAAATATCTCAACCGGCTCGAAGAGGCCAGGAAACGGGATCACCGGCGTCTCGGCAAGGAACTGGGGTTGTTCACCATCTCCGACCAGATCGGTCCGGGGCTCATTCTCTGGCAGCCCAGGGGCGCCATGCTCCGGCGGCTCATCGAAGACTACTGGAAGGAAGAGCATTACCGGCACGGGTATGAGCTGCTCTATACGCCGCACATTGCCCGCCAGGACCTGTGGAAGACCTCCGGTCATCTGGACTTCTACGGCGAGAACATGTATTCGGGCATGGAGATTGACGAGGTCAAGTACCAGCTCAAGCCCATGAACTGCCCGTTCCATATCGGCATCTACAAGAGCCAGAAACACAGCTACCGGGAATTCCCCATCCGCTGGTGCGAGCTGGGGACCGTCTACCGGTATGAACGGACCGGGGCGCTGCACGGGCTCTTGCGGGTACGCGGCTTTACCCAGGACGATGCCCATATCTTCTGCCGGCCCGATCAGCTGGAAGACGAAATATTCAATATCATCGATCTCAATCTCCACATCCTGAAGACCTTCGGATTTGCCGACTACGACGTATACCTCTCCACCAGGCCGGACAAATACGTGGGCAGCGACGAACACTGGAATCTCTCCACCGAGGCCCTGAAGTCGGCCATGGAGAAAAAAGGACTGGAGTACACCATCGATCCCGGTGAAGGGGTCTTCTACGGTCCCAAAATCGACATCAAGATCAAGGATCAGCTGGGGCGTTCCTGGCAGTGTTCCACCATCCAGGTGGACTTCAACCTGCCCGAACGGTTCGAGATGACCTATACCGGCGAAGACAACAAGGAACATCAGCCCATCATGATTCACCGGGCCCTCATGGGCTCGCTGGAGCGGTTCATCGGGGTGTTGATCGAGCATTATGCCGGGGCCTTCCCCCTGTGGATGGCGCCCGAGCAGGCCCGGATCCTCAACATCACCGATGCCCAGGCCGGCTACTGCGATGAGATCCACGCCCGGCTGCGCGAAGCCGGAGTACGGGTGGAAAAAGATCTACGCAACGAAAAGCTCAACTACAAGATCCGCGAAGCCCAGCTCATGAAGGTCCCCTACATGCTGATTATCGGCGACCGGGAAATGGACGAGGGCACGGTGACAGTGCGCAAGAGAAATGGGGAAAATCTCCCGCCCATGACCGTGGAGGCCTTTGCCGATATGGTCCACCGGGAGTGTGAAGAAGGCAAGCAGGCATAG
- the infC gene encoding translation initiation factor IF-3: MKKASRHRAPTWAPATRRNGTGGTDIKRRGRRLPQKQEIKIKVNEQITYPEVRLIDADGEQLGIVSTKEALDRAYDQDLDLVEVSASAKPPVCRIMNYDKFRYEQKKKQQEAKKKQTVIETKEIKFRPKTEEHDLNFKIKKIKKFLAAKNKVKITMRFRGREIIYAQSIGLDALKKIADELRDDCVIIQEPKMEGRQLVMFVGPKA, encoded by the coding sequence GTGAAGAAGGCAAGCAGGCATAGAGCACCGACCTGGGCGCCTGCGACAAGACGAAACGGAACAGGAGGAACGGACATTAAAAGACGAGGTAGAAGACTTCCGCAGAAACAGGAAATCAAGATAAAGGTTAACGAACAGATTACCTATCCGGAAGTTCGGCTCATAGATGCCGACGGGGAACAGCTGGGCATCGTCTCCACCAAGGAGGCCCTGGACAGGGCTTATGACCAGGACTTGGATCTGGTCGAGGTCTCAGCCTCAGCCAAACCTCCGGTCTGCCGGATAATGAACTACGACAAGTTCCGTTACGAGCAGAAGAAAAAACAGCAGGAAGCCAAGAAAAAACAGACGGTTATAGAGACCAAGGAGATCAAGTTCCGGCCCAAGACCGAAGAACACGATCTCAATTTCAAGATAAAGAAAATCAAAAAGTTCCTGGCCGCCAAAAACAAGGTCAAGATCACCATGCGCTTCCGGGGCCGTGAAATCATTTATGCCCAGTCCATCGGTCTGGACGCGCTGAAGAAAATCGCCGATGAACTGCGTGACGACTGCGTCATTATCCAGGAGCCGAAGATGGAAGGTCGGCAACTGGTTATGTTTGTCGGTCCGAAAGCTTAA
- the rpmI gene encoding 50S ribosomal protein L35 — protein MPKMKTNRGAAKRFKATGSGRIKRNKAYSSHILTKKSTKRKRNLRKSALICDADMKAVRRMLPYL, from the coding sequence ATGCCCAAAATGAAAACAAACCGGGGTGCGGCCAAACGCTTCAAGGCCACAGGTTCCGGCAGGATTAAGAGAAACAAGGCCTACAGCAGTCACATTCTGACCAAAAAGTCCACCAAGCGCAAACGCAACCTGCGCAAATCCGCCCTGATCTGTGATGCGGACATGAAGGCTGTGCGGCGCATGCTGCCCTACCTGTAG
- the rplT gene encoding 50S ribosomal protein L20 — protein sequence MPRVTRGFKARRRRNKVLKMAKGYRGGKHRLYRTATEAVDRALCFAYRDRRTKKREFRRLWITRIGAAAKMNGTSYSKLIHGLKESGIELDRKVLSNLAIVDPNAFTQVVKASGVN from the coding sequence ATGCCTCGTGTAACACGTGGATTCAAAGCCCGTCGCAGAAGAAATAAAGTCCTGAAAATGGCAAAGGGATACAGGGGTGGCAAGCACCGGCTTTACCGGACCGCCACCGAAGCCGTGGACAGGGCACTCTGCTTTGCCTATCGCGATCGCCGGACCAAGAAACGGGAATTCCGCCGGCTGTGGATCACCCGCATCGGTGCCGCCGCCAAGATGAACGGCACCAGCTACAGCAAGCTGATCCATGGTCTGAAGGAATCCGGCATTGAACTGGACCGCAAGGTTCTGTCCAACCTGGCCATTGTTGATCCCAACGCCTTCACTCAGGTTGTAAAGGCCTCCGGCGTTAACTGA
- the pheS gene encoding phenylalanine--tRNA ligase subunit alpha has translation MEEELKRLKAEAEEALAAITDASGLEPFRVRFLGRKGSLSTVMRRLGQVPKEERPRLGQLANSIKQEISDRFETLKASLSSGDAGQTKGREDLSLPGRYLPFGKLHPVTQVMEEICSIFEGMGFAVAEGPDVELDHYNFEALNIPKHHPARDMHDTFYVTESILLRTHTSPMQARIMEKQDPPLRYIAPGKVYRCDSDITHTPMFHQVEGFLVDRDVSFADLKGVLTSFTRRMFKDDLALRFRPSFFPFTEPSAEVDIACVICGGSGCRVCKKTGWLEILGAGLIDPEVLKMVGYDPDVYSGFAFGLGVERIAMLKYGIDDIRLFYENDLRFLTQF, from the coding sequence ATGGAAGAAGAACTAAAACGCCTCAAGGCGGAGGCTGAAGAGGCCCTGGCGGCCATCACTGATGCTTCCGGCCTTGAGCCGTTCCGAGTCCGGTTTCTTGGCAGAAAAGGATCGCTGTCCACGGTTATGCGCCGGCTGGGACAGGTTCCCAAGGAAGAGCGTCCCCGTCTCGGCCAGCTTGCCAACAGTATCAAGCAGGAGATCTCCGACCGGTTCGAGACCCTGAAAGCCTCCCTCTCCAGCGGTGATGCCGGACAAACGAAGGGCAGAGAAGACCTCAGCCTGCCAGGACGGTACCTGCCCTTTGGCAAGCTCCATCCCGTCACCCAGGTCATGGAAGAGATCTGCTCCATTTTCGAGGGCATGGGCTTTGCCGTGGCCGAAGGCCCCGATGTGGAGCTCGATCATTACAACTTCGAGGCCCTGAATATTCCCAAGCACCATCCGGCCCGTGACATGCACGACACCTTTTATGTCACGGAGTCCATTCTACTGCGAACCCATACCTCGCCCATGCAGGCCCGGATCATGGAGAAACAGGATCCGCCCCTGCGCTATATCGCCCCGGGCAAGGTCTACCGTTGTGATTCCGATATTACGCATACCCCGATGTTTCACCAGGTGGAAGGATTCCTGGTGGACCGGGATGTCTCCTTTGCCGATCTGAAAGGCGTCCTCACCAGTTTTACCCGCCGGATGTTCAAGGATGATCTGGCCCTGCGTTTTCGCCCGAGTTTTTTCCCGTTCACCGAGCCAAGCGCTGAGGTGGACATAGCCTGTGTCATCTGTGGCGGTTCGGGATGCCGGGTCTGCAAGAAGACCGGCTGGCTGGAAATCCTCGGGGCCGGGCTGATCGACCCCGAAGTGCTCAAAATGGTCGGCTATGATCCGGACGTCTATTCCGGATTTGCCTTTGGCCTTGGCGTGGAACGTATTGCCATGCTCAAGTATGGTATTGACGACATCCGTCTCTTTTACGAAAACGATCTTCGCTTTTTAACTCAGTTTTAA
- the pheT gene encoding phenylalanine--tRNA ligase subunit beta produces MKFTISWLNEYVQVKDLNPALLADKLTMLGLEVETVQELYRGVADIVTARVRQVRKHPNADRLTLCDVEVGDETIQVVCGAPNVREGLVTALARPGTVVGSMKIKKAKVRGEVSMGMLCSEKELGLSEDHSGIMELDDSIASGLPLAEVLELDDTMIEIDLTPNRPDCASVIGIAREVAGVTRRELTIPVTDRDVPAPDNDGPEFSVRIDEPELCPRYAATKLVGVTIKPSPWWLQKRLMAVGMRPINNIVDITNYVMLEYGQPLHAFDFQKLAGGAIVVRRPSADEMTFTTLDGVERTLSPDTLMICDRDKPVAVAGVMGGLDSEVTDVTTEVLLESACFDPVSIRRTARKLNLPSEASYRFERGVDPNGCARAMERAVRLMVELAGATVKGAPKDLYPGKKEPLILKLRVQRVCQLLGIELGDTEIADYLRGIGFEVEGSGEVLQVRVPSFRIDIEREVDLVEEIARLVGYNDIPTTLPKITMDYPERDPLRTLRQDIAELLRANGFCEAINYSFVSEKHWDMMGLGENDPRRQATRLLNPLSEDQAVMRTMLLPGLLENIRRNINYQQTDIRLFETGKTFIQREQGSQPEERFQLCVVMSGNRYPGARPLYFSGLQADFFDVKGVAESLLRELRIAGSSQAIEFREPESGAVQPYGDPAGFLTIMDGNTEIGRLGRLHPATAKQFSIKQEVYFLEMDVETLCGLPRAEKSFKPLPKFPAVKRDIALVVPEEVEAGKLLEEIHAHKAELVEHADIFDVYRGKPIEPGMKSVALTVTYRSAEKTLDDETVDRFHDKIVSSLMSRFGGRYREGQ; encoded by the coding sequence ATGAAATTCACCATCAGCTGGTTAAACGAGTACGTCCAGGTCAAGGACCTGAACCCGGCCCTGCTGGCAGACAAGCTGACCATGCTAGGCCTGGAAGTGGAAACCGTGCAGGAGCTGTACAGGGGCGTGGCCGATATCGTGACCGCCCGGGTTCGCCAGGTCCGCAAACACCCCAATGCCGACCGATTGACCCTGTGTGATGTTGAGGTAGGCGATGAAACCATCCAGGTGGTCTGCGGGGCCCCCAACGTCCGCGAAGGGCTGGTCACCGCCCTGGCCCGTCCGGGTACGGTTGTCGGCTCCATGAAGATAAAAAAGGCCAAGGTCCGGGGTGAGGTCTCCATGGGCATGCTCTGCTCGGAAAAGGAGCTGGGTTTAAGTGAGGATCACTCGGGGATCATGGAACTGGACGACTCCATCGCTTCGGGGTTGCCCCTGGCCGAGGTGCTCGAGCTTGACGACACCATGATCGAGATCGATCTTACCCCCAACCGGCCTGACTGCGCCAGTGTCATCGGTATTGCCCGCGAGGTTGCCGGCGTTACCCGGAGGGAGCTGACCATTCCGGTTACCGACCGCGATGTGCCTGCGCCTGACAACGACGGCCCGGAATTCTCGGTCCGCATCGACGAGCCGGAACTCTGTCCCCGATATGCGGCCACCAAGCTTGTCGGCGTCACCATAAAACCGTCCCCCTGGTGGCTCCAGAAACGGCTCATGGCCGTGGGAATGCGCCCCATCAACAACATCGTCGACATCACCAACTACGTGATGCTCGAATATGGCCAGCCACTGCATGCCTTTGATTTCCAGAAACTGGCCGGTGGCGCCATCGTGGTCCGACGCCCCTCAGCGGACGAGATGACCTTCACCACCCTGGATGGCGTGGAGCGTACCCTTTCACCAGATACCCTCATGATATGCGACCGGGACAAACCGGTGGCCGTGGCCGGGGTCATGGGTGGACTTGACTCTGAAGTGACCGACGTCACCACCGAGGTGCTGCTGGAGTCGGCCTGCTTTGACCCGGTCTCCATCCGCCGCACGGCCAGAAAACTCAACCTGCCCTCCGAGGCCTCTTACCGCTTCGAGCGGGGCGTGGACCCGAACGGCTGTGCCCGGGCCATGGAACGGGCTGTTCGACTCATGGTCGAGCTTGCCGGAGCCACGGTGAAAGGTGCGCCCAAGGATCTCTATCCGGGCAAAAAGGAACCCCTGATCCTCAAACTGCGGGTCCAGCGGGTATGCCAACTGCTCGGCATTGAGCTTGGCGACACCGAGATCGCCGATTATCTGCGCGGTATCGGTTTTGAGGTGGAGGGCTCCGGCGAGGTGCTCCAGGTGCGGGTACCCAGCTTCCGGATCGACATCGAACGGGAGGTCGACCTGGTGGAAGAGATCGCCCGGCTGGTGGGCTACAACGATATCCCCACCACTCTGCCCAAAATCACCATGGACTATCCCGAGCGTGATCCACTGCGGACTCTGCGCCAGGACATTGCCGAACTCCTGCGGGCCAACGGCTTCTGCGAGGCCATCAACTACTCCTTTGTTTCGGAAAAACACTGGGACATGATGGGACTTGGCGAGAATGACCCGCGCCGCCAGGCTACCCGGCTGCTCAATCCGCTCTCCGAAGATCAGGCCGTCATGCGGACCATGCTGCTGCCGGGACTGCTGGAAAATATCCGCCGTAACATCAATTATCAGCAGACTGACATCCGGTTGTTCGAAACCGGCAAGACCTTTATCCAGCGGGAACAGGGGAGTCAGCCTGAAGAGCGTTTTCAGCTCTGCGTGGTCATGAGCGGTAACCGGTATCCCGGTGCGAGACCTCTTTACTTTTCCGGCTTGCAGGCAGACTTTTTTGATGTTAAGGGAGTGGCCGAATCGCTGCTCCGGGAACTGCGGATTGCCGGCTCCAGCCAGGCAATCGAATTCAGAGAGCCTGAAAGCGGTGCTGTTCAGCCCTACGGTGATCCGGCCGGTTTTCTGACCATCATGGACGGAAACACGGAAATCGGCAGACTGGGCCGACTGCACCCGGCCACGGCCAAGCAGTTTTCCATCAAGCAGGAGGTCTATTTCCTGGAAATGGATGTGGAAACGCTCTGTGGCCTGCCACGGGCTGAAAAGTCCTTCAAGCCGCTGCCGAAATTCCCGGCCGTGAAACGGGACATCGCCCTGGTGGTGCCCGAAGAAGTGGAGGCCGGTAAACTGCTGGAAGAGATTCATGCCCACAAGGCAGAGTTGGTGGAGCATGCGGACATATTCGACGTGTACCGGGGGAAACCCATTGAACCCGGAATGAAGAGTGTCGCCCTGACCGTGACCTACCGGTCTGCGGAGAAGACACTGGACGATGAAACGGTTGACAGATTTCACGATAAAATTGTAAGCTCACTGATGTCCCGCTTTGGCGGTCGATATCGGGAAGGACAGTAA
- a CDS encoding integration host factor subunit alpha codes for MKKKNVTRKELAVAVNEQLGVSQRNAAEIVDTVFATMKNTLVGGESIKLVQFGTLTVRDKSPRRGRNPRTGEAMTITKRKMVSFRSSKRLRERLNNNK; via the coding sequence ATGAAGAAAAAAAACGTTACCCGCAAGGAACTTGCTGTAGCAGTAAATGAACAACTCGGCGTATCTCAGCGAAATGCCGCTGAGATTGTAGACACTGTCTTTGCCACCATGAAGAATACCCTGGTGGGGGGCGAATCCATCAAGCTGGTCCAGTTCGGCACCCTGACCGTACGGGACAAGTCGCCGAGAAGGGGCAGAAATCCACGGACCGGAGAGGCCATGACCATCACCAAGCGTAAGATGGTTTCCTTTCGGTCCAGCAAGCGGCTGCGGGAACGGCTGAATAACAACAAGTGA
- a CDS encoding MerR family transcriptional regulator has protein sequence MNTQTAGSSVQIPEKKYFRIGEVSKLVGVDPHVLRYWESEFKTIRPRRAKSKQRLYRRKDVETLLLIKTLLHEEGYTIAGARKVLADGGRRPVVPKPGPVLTGSSERLAFIRKELQAIQDILGRRG, from the coding sequence GTGAATACACAGACTGCCGGAAGTTCAGTCCAGATACCGGAAAAAAAATACTTCCGGATCGGTGAGGTCAGCAAGCTTGTTGGTGTTGACCCTCATGTACTGAGATACTGGGAGTCTGAATTCAAAACCATCCGGCCCCGACGGGCCAAGTCCAAGCAGCGGCTCTACCGCCGCAAGGACGTCGAGACCCTTCTCCTAATAAAGACGTTGCTGCACGAAGAGGGGTATACCATAGCAGGAGCCCGAAAGGTCCTGGCCGATGGCGGTAGACGCCCGGTGGTCCCGAAACCAGGGCCCGTGCTCACCGGTTCCAGCGAGCGGCTGGCCTTTATCAGAAAAGAACTGCAGGCCATCCAGGACATTCTTGGTCGCAGGGGATGA
- a CDS encoding STAS/SEC14 domain-containing protein, with translation MFQELPVNIDGVVAFKATGKLTDEDYKAFLPVLEKIIEREGPVSVLAVFEDFQGWEPRAAWDDLKFGLEHARDFKKIAVVGDSGWLEWMSRLSNVFFNAKIKFFPRDAMDEALAWLKAEEGQEAIEPLKPYSHILLATDFSPHARRAAERAVELAGNYGAKLSFVYVVDDPMLYDEFYEPVFVEEWLARHEEHRKRAEDRLRQWADELGAREAEIVILDSAPKVAIPRYAEQHDVDLIVAGTCGRRGMKRVLGSVANALVHHSGCDVLTVR, from the coding sequence ATGTTTCAGGAACTACCGGTGAATATAGACGGGGTGGTCGCCTTCAAGGCGACAGGTAAACTGACCGATGAGGATTACAAGGCCTTTCTTCCGGTACTGGAAAAGATTATCGAGCGGGAAGGGCCGGTATCGGTGCTGGCCGTGTTCGAAGATTTTCAGGGCTGGGAACCCAGGGCAGCCTGGGATGATCTCAAGTTCGGCCTGGAACATGCCAGGGACTTCAAGAAAATAGCCGTGGTCGGCGATTCGGGCTGGCTCGAGTGGATGAGCCGGCTCTCCAATGTCTTCTTTAATGCCAAAATCAAGTTTTTTCCCAGGGATGCCATGGATGAGGCCCTTGCCTGGCTCAAGGCGGAGGAAGGCCAGGAGGCGATAGAACCGCTCAAGCCCTACAGTCATATTCTACTGGCCACCGATTTCTCCCCCCATGCCCGGCGGGCAGCGGAAAGGGCGGTGGAACTGGCCGGGAACTACGGCGCAAAACTCAGTTTTGTCTACGTGGTGGATGACCCGATGCTCTACGATGAATTCTACGAGCCGGTCTTTGTCGAGGAATGGTTGGCCCGGCACGAGGAGCATCGCAAACGGGCCGAGGACAGGCTGCGGCAGTGGGCGGACGAACTGGGAGCCAGGGAGGCAGAGATCGTGATCCTCGATTCCGCACCCAAGGTGGCCATTCCCAGGTACGCGGAACAGCACGACGTCGATCTCATCGTGGCCGGCACCTGTGGCCGGCGGGGAATGAAGCGGGTCCTCGGCTCGGTGGCCAATGCCCTGGTCCACCACAGTGGTTGTGATGTCCTTACCGTGCGTTAG